Proteins co-encoded in one Papaver somniferum cultivar HN1 unplaced genomic scaffold, ASM357369v1 unplaced-scaffold_56, whole genome shotgun sequence genomic window:
- the LOC113343179 gene encoding uncharacterized protein LOC113343179: MELLRHPMRCSRFMMLMTVVGVLSISLQQSQYVVGIRFVVEKEECLSHSMPYEGDTVQVSYVVIKADVPWNSGLEDGVDLISGGTDLRRSARKRKRLQSVKESFTRKRLQSVMKREPF; encoded by the exons ATGGAATTGCTTAGGCATCCAATGAGGTGCAGCAGATTTATGATGTTAATGACAGTGGTCGGTGTATTATCAATAAGCCTACAACAATCACAGTATGTAGTTGGGATTCGATTTGTGGTTGAAAAGGAAGAATGTTTATCTCATTCTATGCCATATGAAGGCGACACGGTTCAAGTTTCTTATGTTGTGATCAAAGCTGATGTCCCATGGAATTCCGGTTTAGAAGACGGCGTCGATCTTATT TCAGGTGGGACAGACCTTCGACGTTCTGCCAGGAAGAGGAAGCGTTTACAGTCAGTTAAGGAGTCATTCACTAGGAAGCGTTTACAGTCAGTTATGAAGCGTGAACCTTTTTAA
- the LOC113343174 gene encoding uncharacterized protein LOC113343174, whose amino-acid sequence MRVLYWNINRVAKVEAGKKLHELVHDLKPEILCVAEPKIKFSDKVICKLNLTGFMRKVVHNSSMHNIGNLWILWSANIEEPEVVNMTRQAITVRTEGVLISFVHASYIQVFRRRLWSQLSAVDITTPWLIMGDFNCVLRQDEKKGGREDNDLFEADSLGSKFTWTNGQSGVGRILSKLDRDIINEPWLKEEIKLWNQTVFGNVNARLKQAQLKFEVACRNSDEDPFNTSKLNFMKDSLVAVQDVRMQHLTMLKQKARNRWILEGSSNTSFFHSNINIRRSANTISELVTEDGVTISEPIQLRDHVVSYYESKFNGVELPIEDNLFDYEHESISLTERQMLDAIPSLDEIKSAVFDLGADSAPGPDGFSGCFYRHCWDIIQQDLHSAIVYAWTSKSIPKGSNSILIILIAKGNMKSLRSLVKFLDSYQQASGQRVCREKRKIYFGGGSFSRRHTIAAFIGMEVTHFPDRYLGVKVMPGAVRYHHISNVVDKLKEQLSWPVKFIQQSERVIRNFLWSGDSNLSRDFVVGFDKLCSPVEEGGLGITSLKTMNKALLMKLWWSIKSSSKRWARFLESKFTCRDGRLKMAGVKSSILPGIRWVHKEVVNNTKCIIGDGRNTSLFYDVWYGSETLASVLNRSDLDRSGRVCDIISHGNWLLQGAHLQDLVSAGVVMENLPTLCSGSDKRIWMPDMKGVFSVKSARELIRKKFPTMKEASLLWRKVVHPSLAAQNWKFVRGACATLDKVRSRFKIQLASRCSVCRIEEETLQHVLWSCSFAQKAWNWIAGIFNIKPYYDLITSYNGARLQSGIVRYLWLVANLVVRSELWFTRNKKVYEKKVPCWSFFQKRVFNLMHEYSVRIKSFVFNTVPDLRILDFFRVKHRKVKISDPKECYWTPPNNNELLLCTDGASRGNPGVAGAGVVARNTSSEVVGAMCIGLGIASNYMAELYGIIQQQQLRKEKEKKNISTTPPYERN is encoded by the exons ATGCGTGTGCTCTATTGGAATATCAATAGGGTAGCAAAGGTGGAGGCTGGGAAGAAGTTACATGAACTTGTTCATGATCTGAAGCCGGAGATTCTTTGTGTTGCTGAGCCAAAGATTAAGTTCTCTGACAAGGTAATTTGTAAGTTAAATTTAACTGGTTTTATGAGGAAGGTTGTTCATAATTCTTCTATGCATAATATTGGGAATCTTTGGATTCTGTGGAGTGCTAATATTGAAGAGCCAGAGGTGGTTAATATGACTAGGCAAGCAATTACTGTTAGAACTGAGGGGGTtttaatctcttttgttcatgctagttatattcaagtttttcgaagAAGATTATGGTCTCAACTTTCAGCTGTGGATATTACAACTCCTTGGCTGATAATGGGAGATTTCAactgtgttcttcgtcaagatgaaaagaagggAGGCCGTGAG gataatgatctttttgaagcAGATTCTTTGGgatctaagtttacttggactaatggtcaatctggtgttggtagaattctTAGTAAATTGGATCGTGATATTATCAATGAGCCTTG GTTGAAGGAGGAAATCAAATTGTGGAATCAAACGGTCTTTGGAAATGTTAATGCTAGGCTGAAACAAGCTCAACTTAAGTTTGAAGTGGCTTGTAGGAATTCTGATGAGGATCCTTTTAATACTTCTAAATTGAACTTTATGAAGGATTCTCTGGTGGCGGTTCAAGATGTTCGTATGCAACATCTTACTATGTTGAAACAAAAGGCTCGTAATAGGTGGattttggagggttctagtaacacttcttttttTCACAGCAATATAAACATTCGAAGGAGCGCAAATACAATCTCGGAGTTGGTTACTGAAGATGGTGTGACTATCTCAGAGCCTATTCAGCTTCGTGACCATGTGGTTTCTTATTACGAGTCGAAGTTCAATGGTGTGGAGCTTCCTATTGAGGATAATCtctttgattatgagcatgagTCCATTTCTTTGACTGAAAGGCAGATGTTGGATGCCATTCCTTCTTTGGATGAAATTAAATCAGCAGTTTTTGATTTAGGTGCGGATAGTGCGCCGGGTCCGGATGGTTTCtcagggtgtttttatagacattgttgggatatAATTCAGCAGGATCTTCATTCGGCTATTGTTTATGCTTGGACTTCTAAGTCCATTCCGAAGGGTTCGAATTCTATCCTAATTATTTTGATTGCTAAG ggaaatatgaagagcttGAGAAGTTTGGTGAAGTTTCTAGATTCTTATCAGCAAGCTTCAGGTCAGCGTGTTTGTAGAGAGAAGAGAAAAATTTACTTTGGTGGTGGCTCTTTTAGTAGACGTCATACGATTGCTGCTTTTATAGGGATGGAAGTTACGCATTTTCCTGATCGTTATTTGGGGGTGAAAGTTATGCCTGGTGCGgtgagatatcatcatattagcAATGTGGTGGATAAGCTTAAAgagcaactttcg TGGCCGGTGAAATTCATTCAGCAAAGTGAGCGTGTGATCCGTAATTTCCTTTGGTCGGGTGATTCAAACCTTTCAAGAGATTTTGTGGTTGGTTTTGATAAACTCTGCAGTCCTGTGGAGGAGGGTGGTCTTGGAATCACTAGCTTAAAAACTATGAACAAGGCTTTGCTTATGAAGCTTTGGTGGTCTATTAAATCTTCTTCTAAGAGGTGGGCTCGTTTTTTGGAGTCTAAATTCACTTGCAGGGATGGGCGTCTCAAGATGGCTGGTgtaaaatcttctattcttcctggaattcgttgggttcataaggaagtTGTGAATAATACAAAATGCATCATTGGAGATGGTAGGAATACGTCTCTTTTCTATGATGTGTGGTATGGAAGTGAGACTTTGGCAAGTGTTCTTAATCGTTCAGACTTGGACAGATCAGGTCGGGTTTGTGATATTATTTCACACGGTAATTGGTTGTTGCAAGGAGCTCACTTGCAAGATCTTGTAAGTGCTGGTGTGGTTATGGAGAATTTGCCAACGCTTTGTAGTGGGAGCGACAAAAGGATTTGGATGCCTGATATGAAGGGTGTGTTTTCAGTTAAGTCAGCTAGAGAATTGATTAGAAAGAAGTTCCCTACTATGAAAGAAGCTTCGCTATTGTGGAGGAAAGTtgtgcatccttctttggcggctcagaATTGGAAGTTTGTTCGGGGAgcgtgtgcaactcttgataaagtTCGCAGCAGGTTTAAGATTCAATTGGCTTCTAGGTGCAGCGTTTGTCGAATTGAAGAGGAGACACTTCAGCACGTCCTCTGGAGCTGTAGTTTTGCGCAAAAAGCTTGGAACTGGATAGCAGGTATTTTCAATATAAAACCTTATTATGATTTGATCACGTCTTACAATGGAGCTAGGCTTCAAAGTGGCATTGTTAGATATTTGTGGCTGGTAGCAAATTTGGTTGTGCGATCTGAACTTTGGTTCACTAGAAATAAGAAGGTATATGAGAAGAAAGTTCCTTGCTGGTCCTTTTTTCAAAAACGAGTGTTCAATTTGATGCATGAATACTCAGTTAGAATAAAGAGTTTTGTGTTCAATACGGTACCAGATTTGAGAATATTGGATTTCTTTCGTGTTAAGCATAGGAAAGTGAAGATTTCAGATCCAAAGGAGTGTTATTGGACGCCTCCTAATAACAATGAATTGCTGTTGTGTACTGATGGTGCTTCAAGAGGAAACCCGGGAGTggcaggggctggtgttgtggcTAGAAATACGAGTTCGGAAGTGGTAGGGGCTATGTGTATTGGATTAGGAATTGCGTCTAACTATATGGCTGAGttatatggtattatt caacaacaacaattgcggaaggagaaagaaaagaagaacatcAGTACAACACCACCATATGAAAGAAACTAA